A stretch of DNA from Bombus huntii isolate Logan2020A chromosome 15, iyBomHunt1.1, whole genome shotgun sequence:
tCTTTATAAGACACGTGTATACTAATTTGAAGCACAAAAAATACAAGAGCTGCAACACATACAAAATATCACAGTCTTGTTCAAAGTATGCATATTTTGAGGTAGATTATAAACTAAGAAAAATATTGACTGATTCagtgaaaaaaagaaacgctagttttcattctctctctcttttctgaACTTGcacatttctatttttaagaaattcaCTGAACTATTATTTACACATAGAGGAAAAAGATATTAAGTTTTTCTGCAGTTTTTTCACTTCAGGCACTAATTTTGCATTGTATATTATGAACCTTTCAATGCCCATTACAATTACATTTAATCTTGTTATGTATAATTtgttaaatgtaattatatataagcatcattattttaatgattttagAATATAAAGTCTGTGAATATGAAATAATACCTGAAACATAGGTCATAAGTAATTTCACAATTAACTATACTACAATTAACTAAACATTATATTTACTGACATCAGAAAAAATTGCATATACCATAATTTCATAAGCGATCTGATATATCTTTGGCGTTTTCTTTGCCATTAGCAATTCGAGATCCAAATTGAAAAGCTCTTTTAGGGAAATTGGCTGTATTTCGGAAACCAAGTTTATATGCCACTAAACGTAAAAGTAATTTATCTCCTAATCCAGATGGCATTTTATCTGTTGGATAACAcctataaataatttaataatataatttctttttattttttattcttctttctatatttattttaccaaTTTACCTTTCCCATGGTTTCAGTTTTTGAACATATTCTACTATGTTTTCATCTAAGTATGGCAGTCTAGATTGTCTTCCATGATCTGATACGATACGGTCATCACGGCCTAAATTTCTTTCAGAGATTCCAGCTAGTTCAATGTTTAGTTCTTGTGTTAAAGCATCCCAACCCTTATGCCTTAATATCGTTCTATGTCTCATATATCCACCAAACAATTCATCTGCACCCATGCCTAAGAGAAGTACTCTACATGGGGATTCATATACATTTGTATTCAAAAGAATTGTGCCCTTTGCTCGACTTGCAAACCACACAGCACAACCTAAGCTTTCATCTAAGATAGTGCATAGTGGATATAGTAAATTACAAATTCGCGATGAACGATATTCCTGCAATTCTGTTTGACTGATATTTACctaaaagaattaatataaattagttaCTAAgatatctttcattttttacggGTATTTCAAAGTATATTTTGATTGATATACTTCTACAAAATTCCATTTTCGTTTTGGGCAAATCTTTGTAAGCTCTACAAACGTTTGTTTTCCAGTTTTTCTGTCAGGAACATCATATTGGTCCTCCATACTTTGTTTTTCATTATTTGCACTTGATTTCTTAGATGTATTAATAGACTTTTCAAATGCAACATTGATCAAGTCAATAGGTTCATGTTGTGATACATATTTATCAGCAATTAGTGTTAAAATAGCCGAATCCAATCCTCCAGAAAATAATATACCTATTTTTGAGTGATTGCATATAACATCTTGTTTCTCTAAAACTAATTTAATACATGTTTTACAGAATTTCGGCTGTTTCTTTACTCTAACTTCCACAGCTTTATAAAGAAGTTTCAATAATCGATTGACTCTTTCAAGGATATCTTTATCTTCTATCAAATATTCTAGTATTTTACAAGAATTTTCCAAACAAGGActattttccaaatattccaAGTCTTTAATATTAGGATGCATATGTAGACACGTTGATACATCTGATTTTAATATAGCtttttcaatatcaatatCTACATCCAAACGTGTTTCTAGTGCTTCAATAATATCAGTAAATCGCAAATCTGGCTCCTTCCATGGGTAGCATGTAAAATTCACTCTAGAATTGTTTAAATTCATAACAAAAATTCCAATTGCAGGAATTTCCATAATTCTATTTACATCTTTACTGGCAACAGATGtcaatgttaaaatattttcatcagTATCCACTTTTAAAAGCAAACTGTGTCTGCCAATAACATCTCTACCAAAATACAAAAGATTTGTAgacttttgaaaatatataaaactataTGGACCTTGGATTTCTTGGAACACTGACAGTACACTTGAACATGACTGTAGAGCATTTAAGAGCACAATAGTATCACATATATTATCTTGAGCCTAAAACAAATAACATAATCATTcaataatattctattttactaCTAGTTACTAGTACATGAAATAGTTATAATATAGTCAATATATTcgcataatatataatatttaccaAATTTCCAGAAAATATATCTCCATTCCAAAGAAGAATATTACCACTCGAATCTATAGCTGGTTGTTCACAAAAATCTGAACCCTGCATCCATAATACAGAAGCAACAAAGTGACCAGACCAAATTGGagttaaattttcaaatttctcaattAAACCATCAGGACCACGggcaattattaaattcttgcAAGCTTCCCACtgagagagaaaaatattaaatattataaataatattataacttATCAATTACAATCTTTGTTTATGATTATAAtgtatatttcaataataGTACCTCATGTGAAATCTCTATACAATTTGCATGGTTTTGTGAAATGTTACAGAATATTCCACACATGGCTATATTGGCATAAACATAACCCTTTATAGTTATAAACCAGTTggtttacaaataaatgtctTGTTATGTGTATATCTCAAATCATGCTTTATTTAAACATAATCGTACGTATGTTTATATGAtatgatgataataatataaaggtaatataaaatatgtaaaaattatgATTTTAATTACGTTAAAATTACGTTagcatttaattttaattaacaaatttcttccgatattttttaatttcattttaaaatatttaaaatcgtCAAAAACATGCAAAGAAAATGTAGCTGTTAATTTGAACGTATTTCATTGTTCTACATGAGTTCTCGCCATGTTGTCAAAAATGGCAATCTTAAAGAATCGATAATTAATCAAAATTCACGTATTGGACCTTGAATTGTATTGTATAGTGATACTGTGTAgcgtaatatattttttgtacatattttattcaGTCATTATTAACTAGCTTGAGCACAATCTTACAATTACGTAGCTGTTTATACGTTTATATCTTATATCGTTTATGACAGTTCTTCGATTTATTTGCAATATGATCAATACGGGgtttgtattataaatttatattttaaattataaattgtattatacattataaattgtgttatatatttataatataaattagtatactataatataaatttataattcatatattatctataacataaacataaataaaaacataaattatttataacagattgtgtaaaaataaaacaaactgTTATTTTCAATCATTTTGGCGATTACGCAAAAGAagataattgtaaattatcaatttattgttttaaaaAGTTCATTAAATTTGAGtgtaaattatacatattgtgCTGTTAATTATGTTCTAGTTacgttttatttatacatacattaattataaaagctacaaaaatatcattaaatatATAGCAAATATCATTACTGCAGacatttatgtaaatttattcttttaacATAGTGTACCCTAATTAGAGACCTATTTTACTTACTgaatattgtaattaataccttattttggatattttatgtatttttatatattatgtgcatttttatatctgcaaatttctcataaatgcataaacatctgTAGTCTAATCATTATCAatacatattaataaatatatattttcatatgtaCAGATATATATAGATGTATGTTTTTAATATCTATTAGTTTTATAGAATATACTTACCatgtataaatgtttaatatatgtatatagaaaacTTGCTGGCCGCACAATCTTTATTACTGGCGCAACAAGAGGGATTGGGAAAACTATTGCCTTGAAAGCTGCAAAAGATGGGGCAAATATCGTCATTGCAGCTAAAACTGCAGAACCACATCCAAAGTTACCAGGCACCATATACACTGCTGCCAAAGAgagtaattataaaaataataaaaaatattaaatgataattaattaatcatttcaaattttgatatatgaattttccttcattaaagaaattcatttgTTTCAGTTGAGCAAGTGGGTGGTAAAGCATTACCTTGCATCGTAGATGTAAGAGATGAAGCACAAGTAGTGTCTGCAGTAGAAAATGCTATTAACAAATTTGGTGGTATTGACATTGTTATTAATAATGCCAGTGCAATTTCTTTAACAGGCACAGAATTTACagatatgaaaaaatatgatCTTATGAATAACATCAATGCCAGAGGAACATTTTTAGTGTGAGTATAAAAGATCTTTACGAATTACATGTACAAATCAAGAATGATAATTATTATagcgatatttattttaaggTCCAAGATATGTTTaccttatttaaaaaaaagcaCAAATCCTCATATAGTAAACATCAGTCCACCATTAAGCATGAAACCAATATGGTTCAAAAATCATGTTGCGTATACAATATCTAAATTTGGAATGTCAATGTGTGTTCTTGGCATGGCTGAAGAATTTAAGGACAGTGGCATTGCTGTAAATGCTGTCTGGCCAAAGACTggtaaattattcattttttaatttcattattttcttaatttttatttatttgtataaatctaaatttattcttaatcCAGCTATTTATACTGCCGCGGTTGCAATGTTATCTGGTGCTGAATCAAGTAATTACAGTCGTAAACCTGATATAATGGGAGATGCTGTGTATGCTTTGATTTGTAAAGATAGTAAATCTATTACTGGGCAGTTTCTAATTGatgaagaaatattaaaaaatgagggAATCACGGATTTCACAGATTATGCATGTAATCCAGGTATATTGAGTAGAATATAACATTTCTATAGTGATCTATAATTAATACTTTGTTAAAGGAatctattataaatatttctttctctttttttagaaaataaagataaattaatGCTAGATTTCTTCGTGGATGAAAATTTGGAGTCTTTGGGTTCAGAAGCTCATTCATTATATAAACTAACACAAAAGGATATACAGGATACTAATAAAACAAACGGAAAAATTGCACAAATATTTAGCGTTATTCAAGCAAACTTGAATAGTGATCTTGTTAACAAAACAGGCGCCATATTTCAATTCAATGTCAGAGGTAAATCAGCCTGTGAGATTAAATATTGTCTTTTATTGATTGCTCTAGAAACATGTCAATTAATATAAAGTTAATAGGTAGTGAAGCTGGTACATGGTTTTTGGATCTTAAAACTGGTCAAGGTTCGGCAGGTAGAGGAGAACCTAGTCAATCACCAGATGCTACGTTAACAATGGATTCTGATAACTTTTTTGCAATGTTTTCtggtaattaaatatatttatgtattaaacGCATTAGAAATTGATTTAGAATGAGGTTTATCagtagaaaatttgtatttgtttagGAAAATTGAAACCAACATCAGCATTTGTAATGGGAAAATTGAGAATTAGTGGAGACCTTCAAAAAGCaatgaaattggaaaaattaatgaatCTATTAAAGTCTAAACTTTAAGAATCAAATGTTTCCTCTTTTTAAGAAACACTGAATCTAGAATATTCTTACATGAAACTAGAATATTCGTATTGTTACTTTTCTTTTAAAGTTTAATGTTaagtataaaatgtttatacaGTTTTTAAAgattaatgtaaaatatatttttatatactctcttgtaatatattttgtaacaacaaataataaaggaattatacaatttaaatGCTCAAATAGTTATTCCTATATTTCAAactatatttacaatatatcATTGATGTTTGTCATTTTCCATAAAAGCAATCTATAAATATAAGCAATATCTTATTCCTATAGTTTTTACCTTTTCATAAGTTCCAAAGAAGATAAATCCTCCCATAATTATGTACATTACTCTGGGGCTCACACCAGCAAAAAGTCTACAAAGTTTCCAATTTTAAAGTCAaatcaatataaaaattgaaaaattatccATTATAAATCAAATACCGACTTACCCATGAAAACCTTTATCtctatatatatcttttaatacatatagtatttttaattttgaagtaTTTCCATTTCCATGTGAAAGCATTATTCTTGTTTTTATAACATCTAGTGGTGTAGTAGCAGTGGCAGAAATACCACCTACATAATTACATGGAATTAATTATACATCaattataaagtaaaattatcaTAGGATACTAAAGATTTAAACCTGCAATTGCTCCACATATTGCACTTTCTATAGGAAGAATTTCTCTGTCAACATGCAAACTCCAAACTTTCTTAAAGTATTCCCACATTGGAAATTGTATTAAACTAAAAGGCATATCTCTTAATACAGTGCTCCAATAACAACTATATAATAATCTAAGATTAATATCTTGTCTATCTAGCATTGAAACTTGTCTCCTTTGTTTTATTACTTCCACAGGTACTCTTATTAAACAGGCTACCTTCattcaaattaaatataattagagttttattcttaatgaaaattctaattaattatttttttcctaAGAATTACCATTTCTGCTAAAGATGCTGAACCCATGTGAAGGAACGAATGATATTTCTCAGGTACTCTACATTGCGTTACATTTTTAATACCTTCATATGTGACGAAAAATAATGATGCTAAAGTATTGTAAGagattaatttatatgtagttgtatatatttctaaattactttatatgaCTTCATATTATAGCACTTGTTTACCACTTGGTGCAGATCCAATTATTATAGGAAGAATTCCTTTATAAAGATTAGAAAATCCTCCTGATTTTGCAAATCCTTGCTTAGATTGTAAACGTGTTTTTAATGTGTCTAATGGATGCAATATTACATCGACAGATGTCCCAGCCAATCCTCCTGcctatttaaataaatacttgaattatagaataaatgaattataatgaataaagtttcagttttttaaattctattagttattaaaaaagttattaaactagttaaaaagttattaaattagttatttcaaatACTATTAGttaagttaaaaaataatttagatcAATTTTTGTCTCCcttatataaataaacattttgtTACTTACTATTAAAGACACAGTGAAAGTAAATTTCGTATCCGTTGTTTCTAACGACATTTCATATTATGATAACTTTATTAATTTGAGTTAAACTACACTCATTGAATGAATCGTGGATAGAAGCCACTGTGGCATGAAAGTAAATTATCAAATACGCTAAAACCGCTCAACTTTACATAAgcataattttgaaaattattaaattacaataaaagaAGACAAccattctatttatttttgtgCATAACAGCACAAAAATAACCTAGTTTAATCTACATACACATGACTACtatatttcgttaaaaatttatctaatGTTATCATTGAAGTAAAATTTTCATGTCATTGTTTTTTCATGTCATGATAATATCCATTATCAGTTAGAAATGATGACTTTTCGAAGAAATAAtctatattcttattttttaatcctATAATGGTAGACTGAAAACTTTTACAACCCTAAACCAATTTTCTGTATAggtagataaataaataaaattaactttatacAATAGTTGCCtcttttctataaaaaatctTCGTAATAATATACGCaggtaatttaaataaatttgataaagaTATATGAGTTGAATTCTGAACGGTTAAAAGACTACAGTTCAAGTCGGTATACTTTCGCAGGAAAAATATATGGGGTTATTATCAGTATATAATGAAGTCATAGGTActtaaaaaattcgaatattttatatttataaatttgaattttaataatgaataaataaagagaagacaattttactatataaatgaaaaaaggcAATTCCTTCAtacttctttaatttttagtaACTGTATGTAGAAAAAACCTTTGTTgctttttcataaatatttcttccatatgtttttaattctttatattttgtaaaatttaattctgcAATAATAAGGTGAATTCATTGTAAGATTATACgcattttattatacatttttaatgaCTTAAGGAGAGGGATACAGTTaccattttttattatgtatagataaattaaaatattgttcTAATTCTGTCCAAAATCTAAAGGTAAGTAGAGTTGGTATCCGAAGTTCCACGAGAACCAACTGATCGTACTATATGAGGATAAGGAATACGAAAACCTTCGAACATTGCATTTCCCTTTCTCACGTCAAATGATTGACTCGACATATTCGCCCCACacgaaaaatatgaatttgatGCAGgtctaaaaaataaaaggaatttTCCAGGAATTATCTTCTTTAGAATTTGAAGTTATAAAatagtttgaaatttttaattttggaCTTGTATCCATATACCTCATTTTTGAACTTCTGTTGTTGCCAGATTTTATTGGTGTAGATACATCACTTAAAGAGTTTAAAGTCCTATTTTGCATCTCGAAAGacattaatttctttttctgttcagtattttccattttcagtttaatatatttatctcTCACCATTTTCATGTTTTGAGTTAGGCTATAGTAGTGGGACTTCAATGTTTCGTATTTTTTGTCCTTgagaatttgattaaaaacaTATGTTTCTTTCAATTCAACATACAAAAgttaggaaaaagaaaaaagaaaaagaaagtaagAAACACACGATTTCATGAAAGCGTTGTAtcataattttcatttgattATTCTGAAAACCACATATTTTGTGTAATGATTCCAATGATTCATTCAATGGAGCAAAGAAATTCTCTACTTTCGACAATGATGGTTGCTGTAACTCGACAGAAAAAATATCAATCTGCTGACATTGAGGACACTGTTTTTCAGCTAAATTATGAAAGAGAAAacagatttatttttatatacaatatgagCATATACTTATAGCATgagtaatatttatcattttatgcTGTTTATTATTGCCTTGTTGTATGCATCCATTACAATATATGTGACCGCATTGAGTCAAGCAAAATGGTTTTTTTCCTCTATGTGGTGTGGCAAAACACTTGTTACATATAAACATATCCATCTCTGTTAAAAAGAACAAACAACGTTTATACTttattttcgaataaaatcCACAATTTAAATTATCTATGGTGTATTGGTAATCTTATTTTGCGCTGAATCAGTAAAATTAGCACATGTGGCGGGAAATTCAAATAtctcaataaattaaaaagatgaattacaaaagaaaattcgtattttaagattacgttgtatttcctctataattaatattattggattttatttttgaacaaattttactttgtaactctcataaaaatacattttcttcAATTCTTGCTTCAAATTTGCTGCGAACTTATCAAATAACCTAATACAtacattcaaataaataagaaattactAAAGATTCTCATCTTGTAAATtcttgtaaaaaataatttaatgtaagttacaatgtttgaaatttatcgAGTCCTGAAAAATCAACATGGAAGACAAAAAGGGTCTCGTTCTGCACATGCGTGACATGCAATAAATGTCTCAAAGACAGAGATATTCTATTCATCTCTATATATCTTGTACACGAGAACTTTGTTGACTTTGTTGATTTTCAAAACTCATTTTTCAAATAGTTTTTCCTATCGAGTCTGAAGGTCCAGATCTGTTTGTAAGACCGTAATATTGAGAGAACCTGAATTAATAACTAATAACTAATAACTGCttatgataataattaataattgttgATACTAAAGATAACCTGTCTCTACACATGAGtagtgtattttattattaactgaTATTGTTATGTGTTGATAATGGTGTCTTTAAAAAGGTATTGTAAATCGAATATATATAAGTTGTATACTATTGTAATGTTATTTGTTCATTACtccatatattttatttaggATAGATAACTTAAAATTAATACAACTCGTGAAAGAACATGAACTACTATACAATTCTTCTGCTGAGAATTATGGATCTAACGTCGCACGAAATAATGCATGGAAAGAAATTGCGAGGATTATGGGATTGTCAAGTAaggaataaatttaatattatttaagtgtGAAATACACAAAAAgtagtaaaattatattgaatACCAAAAaccaaatatttataaactatcTATATTCTAATAATAGATAGTTATTAGATCCAGTTTGAGTCATGTATATCCAAAGAGAACAACAGGATTAGTTGATTAACCATATATTTGTATACTGTCTTTTTTGGACTACtaaattggaatttttcaGATGCTACATGATCTTCTCATAATTTTAACAACTTTGACCCTTAGACGActaataaacaataaaaactGTATATTAAGATAATGGCAAATAACTTACTTAAAGATAAAGAATTGTGTGATAGATTTCAAAGCAGCTGTGTTTACATAAATCTACACCATACTGTCCATAacagtattttatatctttctttttattattttttatacatacgATATCTTTGTAGATctgaatttttttctttagaaCAAATTTTTGAATGTAAAGACAATGTGTAAACcaaaatatcatatataaaTTGTATGACTTCTTTACCCGTTGTGAACAATGATTCATGATACATCATAGAAAGCTTTAACATATATGTTAAgcatgttatataaaacattttgaaatttcattaacactaCAGTGAGGTATGACTATTATGGTTATATCAGTAAAGTTTAAAaccaatctgaaaatatacACAGAATATTAGATATACCATTATATGTGTACCCTTGGGcagttatataaaacaaaaaatgaacagaataaaataaaggaaataaaacaaaaaaagtgGGCAAGATGCACTATTTCAAGCATCCTGTACTTATTGCAAAATGTGTGTTAATTATAAACTTTGTTCTATTTTAGCTGCACAATGTAAAAGGAGATGGATTATTATGAGAGATCAGTATCTAAGATTTCTACGGAAATCAACAGTAATCAACAGGAAGTCAACAGTAAGAAAAAAACGGACTCCAAAACCATATCAGTACCACTCTGAAATGGAATTCTTAAAGCCATATTTTAGGCAAGCAACATTTTATGGATGGTTACCGGAATTTTATACTCGCAATGTGCGAAGATCGCCTCGTATTTCAGATACTATAATAGAAAATACCAATTTAAACAACACCAATGATGAAAAATTAAGATCTGGATCGATATCTGTAATCACTATACCATCGGATCCTCTTCCAA
This window harbors:
- the LOC126873959 gene encoding RING finger protein narya, with the protein product MDMFICNKCFATPHRGKKPFCLTQCGHIYCNGCIQQAEKQCPQCQQIDIFSVELQQPSLSKVENFFAPLNESLESLHKICGFQNNQMKIMIQRFHEIDKKYETLKSHYYSLTQNMKMVRDKYIKLKMENTEQKKKLMSFEMQNRTLNSLSDVSTPIKSGNNRSSKMRPASNSYFSCGANMSSQSFDVRKGNAMFEGFRIPYPHIVRSVGSRGTSDTNSTYL
- the LOC126873954 gene encoding uncharacterized protein LOC126873954 isoform X1, which encodes MVSLKRIDNLKLIQLVKEHELLYNSSAENYGSNVARNNAWKEIARIMGLSTAQCKRRWIIMRDQYLRFLRKSTVINRKSTVRKKRTPKPYQYHSEMEFLKPYFRQATFYGWLPEFYTRNVRRSPRISDTIIENTNLNNTNDEKLRSGSISVITIPSDPLPTQQLSNSNSKNAYEKPRIIGSSSLVMEYANDKQCETRDVLTKYFETVAETVREFPPTLQVKVKSEISKIVHQAEMEHIHQIQLQPYGQLINSFPEPEQMSLNNIMNSQYTVGHTLTKIEHPG
- the LOC126873949 gene encoding asparagine synthetase domain-containing protein 1; amino-acid sequence: MCGIFCNISQNHANCIEISHEWEACKNLIIARGPDGLIEKFENLTPIWSGHFVASVLWMQGSDFCEQPAIDSSGNILLWNGDIFSGNLAQDNICDTIVLLNALQSCSSVLSVFQEIQGPYSFIYFQKSTNLLYFGRDVIGRHSLLLKVDTDENILTLTSVASKDVNRIMEIPAIGIFVMNLNNSRVNFTCYPWKEPDLRFTDIIEALETRLDVDIDIEKAILKSDVSTCLHMHPNIKDLEYLENSPCLENSCKILEYLIEDKDILERVNRLLKLLYKAVEVRVKKQPKFCKTCIKLVLEKQDVICNHSKIGILFSGGLDSAILTLIADKYVSQHEPIDLINVAFEKSINTSKKSSANNEKQSMEDQYDVPDRKTGKQTFVELTKICPKRKWNFVEVNISQTELQEYRSSRICNLLYPLCTILDESLGCAVWFASRAKGTILLNTNVYESPCRVLLLGMGADELFGGYMRHRTILRHKGWDALTQELNIELAGISERNLGRDDRIVSDHGRQSRLPYLDENIVEYVQKLKPWERCYPTDKMPSGLGDKLLLRLVAYKLGFRNTANFPKRAFQFGSRIANGKENAKDISDRL
- the LOC126873956 gene encoding S-adenosylmethionine mitochondrial carrier protein-like, with amino-acid sequence MSLETTDTKFTFTVSLIAGGLAGTSVDVILHPLDTLKTRLQSKQGFAKSGGFSNLYKGILPIIIGSAPSASLFFVTYEGIKNVTQCRVPEKYHSFLHMGSASLAEMVACLIRVPVEVIKQRRQVSMLDRQDINLRLLYSCYWSTVLRDMPFSLIQFPMWEYFKKVWSLHVDREILPIESAICGAIAGGISATATTPLDVIKTRIMLSHGNGNTSKLKILYVLKDIYRDKGFHGLFAGVSPRVMYIIMGGFIFFGTYEKVKTIGIRYCLYL
- the LOC126873951 gene encoding hydroxysteroid dehydrogenase-like protein 2, which encodes MTVLRFICNMINTGKLAGRTIFITGATRGIGKTIALKAAKDGANIVIAAKTAEPHPKLPGTIYTAAKEIEQVGGKALPCIVDVRDEAQVVSAVENAINKFGGIDIVINNASAISLTGTEFTDMKKYDLMNNINARGTFLVSKICLPYLKKSTNPHIVNISPPLSMKPIWFKNHVAYTISKFGMSMCVLGMAEEFKDSGIAVNAVWPKTAIYTAAVAMLSGAESSNYSRKPDIMGDAVYALICKDSKSITGQFLIDEEILKNEGITDFTDYACNPENKDKLMLDFFVDENLESLGSEAHSLYKLTQKDIQDTNKTNGKIAQIFSVIQANLNSDLVNKTGAIFQFNVRGSEAGTWFLDLKTGQGSAGRGEPSQSPDATLTMDSDNFFAMFSGKLKPTSAFVMGKLRISGDLQKAMKLEKLMNLLKSKL